The segment AAGCTGGATGGGTCAGGACGGCATGGCGTTTTCCGCCCAGACCGGAAGCGGGCATCTCGTCACGATGGACGGCGCGCCCGAAGGCGGCGGCCATAACCTCGCGCCGCGCCCGATGGAAATGGTGCTGCTCGGCACCGGCGGCTGCACGGCCTATGACGTCGTGCTGATCCTGAAGAAGAGCCGCCAGGAAGTCACCGGCTGCTCGGTCACGCTGAAGGCCGAGCGCGCGAGCGAAGACCCGAAGGTGTTCACGAAGGTGCACTTCCACTTCACCGTTACCGGCCGCAACCTGAACCCGGCCACGGTCGAGCGCGCGATCAACCTGTCGCACGACAAGTACTGCTCCGCGTCGATCATGATCGCGAAGACGGCCGAACTCACGCATTCGTTCGACATCGTCGCCGCCTGAGCGCACGGCGCGCGCAGGAAAAAAGGGCCGGCGCTCCGCCAGGAGACGCCGGCCCTTTCGCATTCGAATGGCAAAGCAGGCCGATAAGCCGGATTCTGTGCACGCTGCGCGCCGAAGCACACAGTGCGTGGCAGCCATTCCTCTAGGCGCGCCATTGCTGACGCGCTCAAGCTTCCTACCCGCAGACGAGACGGGGGCCCCATCCTGCATCCGAAGATGCGCGCCTGCCTACTTGGAATTGCTCCGGGTGGAGGTTACCGTGCCGGCGAACGTCGCCGTCGCCGCGGTGCGCTCTTACCGCACCGTTTCACCCTTACCTGATCCCGGCTTGCGCCGGGCCATCGGCGGTTTGCTTTCTGTTGCCCTGTTCCGCGTGTCGCCACGGATGGCCGTTAGCCATCACCCTGCCCTGTGGAGTCCGGACTTTCCTCGCCCCCGCGCGCCCGAAGGCGGCGAGGCCGCGACTGCCTAGCCTGCTTTGCGACGCGCATTCTAGCACTGCGCGCCGCCGCCGGCTGTGCGCGTGCGGCGGCCGCTGCGAAATACCGCCGGATCGTCGTAGAACGCGGCGTCGGCATTCGCGTCGCACCAGCCCGGCACGCCGAGCACCGGCAGCGGCGAGAAATCGCGGCTCGTCAACTCGCGCGTCGCAAGTTCGGCGGCGACACGCGCATCGACATGCGCGATGCGTTGCGCGTCGGGCCACGAAAAATAGTCGGCGCTCACTTCGACGATCCACGTGTGCGCGGTGCAGGACTTGTAAGGCGCGACGAGCTTCTCGAGCAGCGCATGGCCGACGAGCCGCGCTTCGCAGCGCGTGCCCCACGCAGCGCGCGCGGCGACCAGCAGCCGCGGCCAGTCGAAGCCGCGCAGTGCATCGGCGAGCGCACGGTCGGCGGTCATGAACAGCGCGGCATTCTCGTCGAACAGCGTGAGCGCATCGCGCAGCGTGCCGCGCACGGGCCCGACGCCGCCCGCCGCGTCGATCGCGGCGGCCTGGCGCGCGTTCAACGCGGCCTTGATGCGCGGATACGCGAACCAGACGAGCGCATTGAAGAAGTCGTGAAGATTGTGGCGAGTCGGCACGCCGCCGGTGTCGGCGATATGGGCCTCATACGCGACACCGGGCCGCAGCTCGGCCTGCGGCACGAACCGCAGCGGCCTGCCGCGACCGCTGACGCGCCCGCCGTCACGCAATGCGCCGTTCAGCGCGTCGCGCAGCGCGGCATCGCCCGCCCGTGCGGCCGCCTGCGCGGCGCGACCCGGCTCTGCGTACTGCGCAAGCCACGGCGCGGACCAGTCGATCCGCGCGAAATCCGCCGACCCGCTGCCGGCCGCGTGGCCGGCTTCGCGCGGCGGCGCGCCGGTTACGCGAGTTTCCAGCCGATCGTCTCGCCGCCGCGCAGCGGCACGACCGGCGTGTCGCCCGCGAAGATCTCGTGCGGCAGTTCCCACGCCTCGCGGCGCAGCGTGACCGTCTCGGCGCTGCGCGGCAGCCCGTAGAAATCGGCGCCGAAGAAGCTCGCGAAGCCTTCCAGCTTGTCGAGCGCGCCGGCGTGGTCGAACGCTTCCGCATACAGTTCGAGCGCATGCAGCGCCGTGTAGCAGCCTGCGCAGCCGCACGCGGTTTCCTTCGCGTCGCGCGCATGCGGCGCACTGTCGGTACCGAGGAAGAAGCGCGGGTTGCCCGACGTCGCGGCCTCGACCAGCGCGACGCGATGCGTCTCGCGCTTCAGCACCGGCAGGCAGTAGTAATGCGGGCGAATTCCGCCGACGAACAGCGCGTTGCGGTTGTACAGCAGGTGATGCGCGGTGATCGTCGCGCCGAGCAGGCCCGGCGCCGCGTCGGCGTCGCGCACGTAGTCGGCAGCATCCTTCGTCGTGATGTGCTCGAACACGACCTTCAGGCCCGGGAAATCGCGGCGCAGCGGCGTCATCACGCGGTCGATGAAGACCTTCTCGCGGTCGAACAGGTCGATCGACGCATCGGTCACCTCGCCGTGCACGAGCAGCGGCATGCCGGTTTCCTGCATCGCCTCGAGCGTCTTCGCGCATTTCGCGAGATCGGTGACACCGTGGTCGGAATTCGTCGTTGCGCCTGCCGGATACAGCTTCACGCCGTGCACGAAGCCGCTTTCGCGCGCGCGGCGGATCTCGTCGGGCGGCGTGTTGTCGGTCAGGTACAGCGTCATCAGCGGTTCGAACGCCATCCCGGCCGGCAGCGCGGCGAGGATACGCTCGCGATAGCCCTGCGCCTGTGCGGTGGTCGTGACCGGCGGCTTCAGGTTCGGCATGACGATCGCGCGGCCGAACTGGCGCGCGGTGTGCGGCAGCACGGCGGCCAGCATGTCGCCGTCTCGCAGGTGCAGGTGCCAGTCGTCGGGACGGGCGAGCGAAAGCGTCGCCGGGGAGGAAGCGTTCGAGGCAGTCATAGGAGGCGTCGTGAGGAACGGGCCGGCCATCGGCGGGGCCGGAACGCGCGTGCGCGGTCCGACTGACGGCAAACCGCAACACGAGGCCTCCGGTCAGCGGAATCCGCTTTTTACCGCTCAGGGCTCGGTGATATGCTAGAAGCCGCATTGTACCGGGGTTCGCCCGGTTCGTTACCCCGTCGTTACCCCGCTTCAGCCTGCCGCCCCAAGTAAAATGTGCCAACTCCTAGGAATGAACTGCGCCGCGCCGACGGACGTCACATTCTCCTTCACAGGTTTCGCGGCCCGGGGCGGGCTCACCGATCACCATGCCGACGGCTGGGGCATCGCCTTCTTCGAAGACAAGGCCTGCCGCCTGTTCATCGATCACCAGGCATCGGCCACCTCGCCGATCGCCGAGATGGTGAAGCGCTACCCGATCAAGTCCAAGAACACGATCGCGCACATCCGCAAGGCGACGCAAGGCCACATCCTGCTCGAGAACAGCCATCCGTTCATGCGCGAGCTGTGGGGCCGGCACTGGATCTTCGCGCATAACGGCGACCTGCAGGACTATGCGCCGAACATGGACGGCAGCGTCTACCACCCGGTCGGCACGACCGACAGCGAACAGGCGTTCTGCGTGCTGATGCAGGGGCTGCGCGAGGCATTTCCCGGTGCGCAGCCGCCGCTGCCCGAACTGTTCGAGCGCGTCGGCGAGCTGACGCGCGGCATCACCGATCACGGCGTGTTCAACTTCCTGATGTCGAACGGCCAGGCGCTCTTCGCGCACTGCTCGACGCGGCTGCACTATCTCGTGCGGCGCTGGCCGTTCTCGACCGCGCATCTCGTCGACGAGGACCTGTCGATCGACTTCGCGAAATACACGACGCCCGAGGATCGCGTCGCGGTGATCGCGACGCAGCCGCTCACCGACAACGAGGTCTGGACCGCGTTCGAGCCGGGCGAGCTGATCATGTTCCAGTGCGGCGACGTCGCCGCACGGATGCAGATCCCGGTGCCCGAGCGCGTGCTCGAGAAGCTGCGCAATCCGGCGCTCGACGCGTCGGCCTCGGCGCCGCGCGCTGCTCGCGAAGCGCTCGCCACCGCCGCCGACGTCGATTCCGACGACGCGATCGACTTCTGAGCGCGGCGCGCCGGCGCACTTCCCGCTTTCCATTTCCCGCACGGCAAGGCCGTCGCCCGCAGCGTTCGATCGTCGCGGGCGATTTCGTGCGCACGCGATGCGACGATTTTCATTGCCGGAGTAAATCGCTTGCCGCTGCCGCATGCCGATTCCGTTTCATCCGGGCCACATTCCGGCATTTCGAATCGACATCACACAACATTCGCTTGATTTTATTAATTTCCAAGCGAAAATAATTCAAATCCGAAACAAATAAACCAGACAATCCGGAGCATATATAATCCGGAAACCGCATTATAACGCACCACCCCGATGCAAACCGTGCGCCACCCCACCGATCCGGCAATCACGGACTCACGCCGATAAAATCGCCAAAACCCTTACCCACTATAGCTTTCAGTTCGATTCATCACACAATCAAAAAATACCGAACAAAATCGGCATTATCGCCACATTCGTTATTTTTTTGATAATCGGCCACCCCTCCGATCATTAGACTCCATTCATCCTCGGTGTAACGAATCACGATTGGCACAGAAACGGCCACAGCCGCCGCACGTCCATTCAGGCCATTGCTCCACCGCGGATTGCGATTTCACTGCAGCGCGGTGAATACCACTTCAAATAAAGAGAGAGGGGCTTGTCGTGAATCACTCATTTCGATCGATATGGAGCGAAACCGCCGGCTGCTGGATCGCGGTTGCGGAAACGACACGGGCGCGCGGCAAGCGTTCGGGCAGCGCATCCGGCGCAAGCCGCGGTGCCGCACACATGACAGCTCGCCGGTCGCCGCTTCGCGTCGTGGCGCTCGGCGCCGCGCTGGCCGCGCTGTCGGCAGGCTCCGCGTATGCATCGACCTGCGGCAGCGGCGCGGCCGTCGCGAGCGGCGGCACCTGCGCGCTCGGCAGTTTCAGCCCGACCGTCAACGACAACCTGGCCGGCGCAACCATCGTGTCGGGCGGCGACACGGTCGGCGTGACGGGTGCATGGACCGGCGCGACCGGCGACATGGGCTATACGCTGACGCCGCTCGGCAACACGTCCATCATTTCCGGCAACCCGAATCAGCCGCTGCTGTCGCTCGGGGGCAAGACGCAGAGTGTCGGTACCCCCGACTCGATCACGGGCGGCCACACGTCGGTCGCCACCTACGACTCGTCCGCGTTCGTTGCGTCGAACGCGGGCTCGACCAACGTGCCTGTCTACCATGACGTGAACGGCAACCAGTACGTGAACACGCGGATCGGCACGGTCGAGAACTCGGGCGGCGCCCTCGATGTGTCGATCGGCAATTCGTCGAACGCGCCCACGGCGGCCGGCAACGCCATCACGATCGCGCCGAAGCAGACCGACCTGACCTTCGCGGACGGCACCGGCTCGGCGAAAAGCGTCGTCAACTGGAATTCGCGCAACGAGATCTGGCTCGGCACCGACGACTATCTCGCGAGCGGCGGCCCGGTCGGCCATGTCCTGCTCGACGTGCCGGCCTATGCGGGCACCTTCACCGCGTTCGACGGCAGCACATGGACCGTCACCGACGCCGCGTCGCTCGCCGCGTACAACAACTTTCTCGTGCGTTCGGTCCAGAACGGTGCGCTCGGCTCGCAGGCGGCCTACGACCATGCGTTCGGCCAGGCCGTCACGCTCTCCAAGCAATCCTTCGAGTATGCGAACAACGTGTCGCCGGGCGACAAGAATGCGCTGCCGATGGACTATCTGTCGGTGATGCACGGCACGGGCGCAAACGCGACGCTGCACATCGGCAAGGAAGGCCAGATCGACTTCCGCGGCGCCTATTCGATCGACTCGAGCTCGGCGGTCCTCGCGGAAAACGGCGCGCACTTCGTCAACGACGGACGCCTGTCGGGTGACTTCACGCTCGTGCGCCTGCTGACCGGCTCGAGCGGCGTCAACAATGGCGTGATCTCGTCCGGCTACGCCGCCGGCGACAACTTCAATACGGGCGGCGCCGCGCTCCCCTATAACTTCAGCCTCAACGCCTACACCGAGGGCAACGGCGTATACGCGAACGGCGCCGGCACGACGTTCGTCAACAATGGCGTGATGAACGTCGGCGCGTGGACCTTCAACAGCACGCGCCCGGACCTGCAGAACTACGCGGTGGCCGTGACGAACGGTGCGAGCGCATCGAACGCCGGCACGATCAACGTCGGCGTCAACGCAACGACGCTCGACAGCCAGGTGATCGGCGGCCTCGTCGCCGGCGGCCGCTTCACGAACGAAGCCGGCGGCACGATCTACCTCGGC is part of the Burkholderia pyrrocinia genome and harbors:
- a CDS encoding OsmC family protein, with the translated sequence MPDRIRIRQRWSTSMECKVSWMGQDGMAFSAQTGSGHLVTMDGAPEGGGHNLAPRPMEMVLLGTGGCTAYDVVLILKKSRQEVTGCSVTLKAERASEDPKVFTKVHFHFTVTGRNLNPATVERAINLSHDKYCSASIMIAKTAELTHSFDIVAA
- a CDS encoding DUF3025 domain-containing protein — translated: METRVTGAPPREAGHAAGSGSADFARIDWSAPWLAQYAEPGRAAQAAARAGDAALRDALNGALRDGGRVSGRGRPLRFVPQAELRPGVAYEAHIADTGGVPTRHNLHDFFNALVWFAYPRIKAALNARQAAAIDAAGGVGPVRGTLRDALTLFDENAALFMTADRALADALRGFDWPRLLVAARAAWGTRCEARLVGHALLEKLVAPYKSCTAHTWIVEVSADYFSWPDAQRIAHVDARVAAELATRELTSRDFSPLPVLGVPGWCDANADAAFYDDPAVFRSGRRTRTAGGGAQC
- the pyrC gene encoding dihydroorotase, with protein sequence MTASNASSPATLSLARPDDWHLHLRDGDMLAAVLPHTARQFGRAIVMPNLKPPVTTTAQAQGYRERILAALPAGMAFEPLMTLYLTDNTPPDEIRRARESGFVHGVKLYPAGATTNSDHGVTDLAKCAKTLEAMQETGMPLLVHGEVTDASIDLFDREKVFIDRVMTPLRRDFPGLKVVFEHITTKDAADYVRDADAAPGLLGATITAHHLLYNRNALFVGGIRPHYYCLPVLKRETHRVALVEAATSGNPRFFLGTDSAPHARDAKETACGCAGCYTALHALELYAEAFDHAGALDKLEGFASFFGADFYGLPRSAETVTLRREAWELPHEIFAGDTPVVPLRGGETIGWKLA
- a CDS encoding class II glutamine amidotransferase, with translation MCQLLGMNCAAPTDVTFSFTGFAARGGLTDHHADGWGIAFFEDKACRLFIDHQASATSPIAEMVKRYPIKSKNTIAHIRKATQGHILLENSHPFMRELWGRHWIFAHNGDLQDYAPNMDGSVYHPVGTTDSEQAFCVLMQGLREAFPGAQPPLPELFERVGELTRGITDHGVFNFLMSNGQALFAHCSTRLHYLVRRWPFSTAHLVDEDLSIDFAKYTTPEDRVAVIATQPLTDNEVWTAFEPGELIMFQCGDVAARMQIPVPERVLEKLRNPALDASASAPRAAREALATAADVDSDDAIDF